The genomic interval TGTTTATGAATACAACAACATCGTCCTTGAGTCATTTTTTcatatgtattttaaatttcTGGTATTTATTATTAACGGAGAGGTCGTGAAAATTTTTTACAGTTCTTGAGGTTCATTTAAGTATTTTAAACAATTTTCGCtagaattttaaattaatcattATTGTTTAATAACTAACTGTAATTATAATAACCGACGTTCATAGACTGACACAAATTCGATAATTTGACTCCGACAAAAAAAATGTATACAAAGATTAGCACAAGATAGagatgaaaaaaaaatgaaacatgttAGATAGAAATATTGATAATCAAGTTCGAGCTCGAAAAatatgttaaatattatatactacTGTCTTATCTCAAAATCGGTGTGAAACGAAACTCAAGTTGTTTGGACCTTCATTTGAGCACTATCGAACTACCGCTAGAAATGGCTCAAACTCGCATTAGGTTCGAGTGATTGGATTCTTGATTTAAGCAATTTCTATCTAAAGTagtaaaacaacaaaaaatattaaCACTAAAACGCAAGAAAAAGTAGCATTTAGGCAGCAGCTTGGTTGCCGAAGTGTGCAGCGGTAATACCCTATAAaaaaatgagtgagtctcatgtgagatcgtctcacggatcataatctgtgagacgggtcaacaatacccatattcacaataaaaaatagtactcttagtataaaaagtaatactcttttatgggtgacccaaataagagatctgtcttacaaataatatccgtgagaccgtctcacataagtttttgcctaaaaaaatatattatttttgttttttctttgcTAAGTTTTAATCCTCAAAAAATTTCTATCAGAAATTATTTCATTTAACACGATTGGTTGATGATATGTCGTGGCCTCACAAAATAGAAGAAAAGTTGGTCGAACAAATTTTGTAGGGTTTAATTTGattcaaaaattattaaaatatgttAAAGTTAGCTCGAATTCGATAACTTTAAatgtaaatataatatttttagttAACTAAAAAATTCTTCGAGCCGACTGATCGATTCGTTTGCAGTTGCTGTAAAAAGGTACTTCATTTTCAAAACTTAaaactataataataataatagttaaAATGAACTTCTGTGAATATAATAAGAAAAAAAGTTGAAAtactattattttttaaataaaattgtgtTTAGTTTACCAACTGGCAGtagttttgttttcttttggaATTTTCTGGTAAAAGGaatttgagtgagtctcatgtgagaccgtctcacggatcatagtCTGTGAGAccggtcaatcctacccatattcacaataaaaaataatactcttagcataaaaagtaatactttttcatggatgatccgtctcacaaatatgacccgtaaaaccgtctcacacgaATTTTTGCCAAAGAATTtttaaatcttaaaaaaaaataacaagtaTTCaactataataaaaaaaaataaaacgttACAATCGAATGACCCCTTCTTTCCCTCCCCTAATAGCGTCCTGTCAGTGTTCACACGCTCTTGTATTCCGTGTCTGGTGTAACCTATGCGACTGTAGGTAAATATCCCGGCGATCCTAATCAGATTCCGGCGGATATTGTCCCCTCTCCACCAACCCATCGGCTTTTTTCATACCTCAGGTTTACTGGAAGCCGTGCCTTGCTTTGTTGAGGGAAATGGAGTTTACCCAGTGTGTGAAAGTCCAATCTTTTCATTGATTTTTGTGAATCCGTTGAAGTGGGAATGTGAATCTGGTTTAGTTTTGTCGAGAAAATGGGGTCTTGTCTTAGTGTCGAAGAAGAAGTACAGCAGCCAATGGAAAACAAATCTTCTCATCATAAGCCAGGTTTTGTTTTTAGTAATATTTCCTTACTGTGTTTGTATATATCGTGCTTCAACTGTTAATATGGGATATTCATGAATCATAATAGATATATCGAGAAATGGACTCGATATAACTGGAACTCTTTATGTACCACAACTGGACTAATTGACTGGTTGGTAAATGGTACTAGTCTGTCTTAGATATCATCCATTGGAAAGTTTTTTGTCGCTTAAATGTTTAGTTATGTCATTGGTTGTACTCGGCGGAAATAAGAAATCATAGGTTTGCTGTGATCAATGAATGTTGCTTTTGAACATTAGTTTGGATTTTGTGTAGGCTTAAACATAGTTGGGAGATTTATGTTTATTAAGATTGAGACTTGAATGTTACTCAATCCCAAAAGCTAGTTCAAGAGAGAGGATTGTTCAAGTCCATATATGCAACTCCTAGGAACTCTATTCAACCGATGTTGGACATGTTAACAATGTttcttgttggtcaatgactgggggttttcaaataaaataagaaattacGTTAGTTGATAGGAAAGTTTATTGCAATTAGATTGTAGCTTGGTATATattcgattataaatatatGGCCAATGCAGGTAAACTTCAGTTGGATTTTGATATACCAGATAGAAAGTTACACTCTAGTTGCATTTGTAGACTGTAGAAAGGGGTAATTATGTGACATAAAATCATAGAATTCATTCATTTTTCTAAGACTTAGGATTTCTTTAACTACTGTCAGGTGTTACTTTATTCTTATACAACAAAATTaacatgcatgattattttGGAATGCTCTGATCATGGCCTCGGTGCAGATACATAGAAAAGAGTAGTATCCATCGTCAGTGCTAACTtcttttcataaatatttgcagTTATGTGCGCAGAGCCCTCATCTCCAATGAAAATGGGCTTTGTGAGTTCAAACCCTGTTATAGTGATATCCAAAAATGTGAGGGATCTACGTGTAAGTCCTGGGCATGGCGATCTCTACATATTTACCTATGAGGAGATGAAGCTGGCCACCAAGCACTTCCGACCAGATCAGGTTCTCGGTGATGGAGGGTTCGGTATTGTCTACAAAGGAGTTATTGATGAGAACATGAGACCTGGTTACAAGACAACTCGAGTAGCCATCAAAGAGCTTAATCCCGAAGGTCTACAAGGAGATCGAGAGTGGCTGGTAATTTTCTTGATTCCTCAGGcttttaaattcttggaactgaGTTATTTTTCCTGGGAATAGAGCTATAGTATAAAGAAGTGATAAAAGGCAGAGAGTCAAGTAGCATGATTTTCTGAATATATCTGTAGAGTGGATAAATCCATTGTGACAAGAATTTCATTTGTCAGATGGAGAAGGTATTGACCAAATAAAGCCAGGGTTATACATAGTACTCTGAATAATATGGTCCTTTTGCGTTAAGATTATAGAGTGAAAGCAAACTTTGTTTATTCTACTTACGGGAAAAATAATGCCTCGCTGCTGGTAGCATGTTAGTAGGAGAGAATTTCTTAAGTTCTCGCCATATAATTTTTGCCCCTCGAAATTTCCATATAATATTTGTTATTTTAGCATACTTTTTCAAATGCTTCCTTTTCGTCTTTCATGTTATCACTTCCTTTTTTCCAATATGTCTCTATTAAACTAATATTTCCTACATTCCTTTTCTACTCTCTTGACTTCTGTTTTTAAACAACTTGTTGAACTCTTGAGAGCTGGcgcataaattatttttttaaaatttctaacACATCCCTTCACTGTGTACGCTTTGGGGACCATATATATCTCCATATTTAATATCTCAAGGCGTCCATCCATGCATCTGTTGGTAGGGTGCCGGATCCAACGATCCGTTCAGGTGTCTGTTGGTAGGGTATCGGACAACAAAAACCCTGAAATAAACTGTGGGACCAACTCACTGAAATATTAAGGGGATTGCTTTGGGTCTCGAATTTATGACTTCCTACCTTTGATAGCGTGTTAGTAACTGCTTGGCTCTAATGCAAAGGTCAAATATGCAGAAATGTTGTCAATTAACTCACCGATGTGGTTTTCACTTGCAGGCGGAGGTAAATTACTTGGGGCAGCTTCGACACCCTCATCTGGTGAAACTGATTGGCTACTGCTGCGAGGGTGACCATAGATTGCTGGTTTATGAATATATGGCTTCTGGGAGCTTGGAGAAACACCTCTTTTTCAGTGAGTACAGTTGGATTTCTTCATGCACTATTGGTAGATGATGGTTAAGTGGTTTTTTGTGAATGTAAACTATCAtccttttatttatttagtctGATATTGGTTTAATAATTACTCAAACATTGCTTATTGAGTTCAGAACCGATCAATAGCTATATGAAAGTAACTTTATCTATTCAAGATTTTGAGTTTCTGTTTGTTCAAAATGACACCAACAATCATTAGTAATTTATCCCATATGCTGCCTAGTGACACGCAGAACCAATAAATATGCATATGAAAGGAACATTAGCACGAATATTCCAAAAATTTTGGATTTTGAATTCTACTTGGTCAGTGTGATGCTGAAAATGAATTATATTAGTCCAATGTGTTACCGATGAAAACAAGACATTTTCGACATACCCTTTTCACAGTTGTATTCTTTTTTCGCTTGTAGGAGTACGTGCCGCTTTAACTTGGCAGAAAAGATTGAAGATTGCTTTGGATACCGCAAAAGGGCTTGCTTTTCTTCATGGTGTGGATAAACCAATCATATACCGTGATTTTAAGACGTCGAATATCTTGTTAGATGCGGTAAGTCAAGCCTCCTCCTCTTCATAGATTCAACAAGCATATTTAGCGATTTTGTTACACAATAAAAAAGAGATGTCCCATTGAAAGAAAAGGTGAGCATGAGAATATATCCTTTTGAAGTCACTTTGTTTTCGGCAAATTTCATTTTAAGGTGTCCATATATACCGTACAGAGTCAAATTTGTGCAGAATTCCTGCAGGATTTTAATGCAAAGCTTTCTGATTTCGGACTGGctagagttggtccaacaggaGATCAAACTCATGTATCAACTCGAGTTATGGGTACTTATGGTTACGCCGCTCCTGAGTACATAATGACCGGTGAGTCATTCTTTAATAAACAAAACCACTTCGAACCTCTAGGCAAATTATGTTGAAAAAAGTGAAATAGGATCAAGAATTGATAATTGAAAAGGGTCGATTTTCTAAATTTCTAATGTGATATTGTTACCTTATCTTCATTGTGGAATGCTTGATTCCTTCTGTATGCGCATTCTTTATGAAACCAATTTAGTTTGTTTTATGCATCATATCACCTGGAAAATTTTCTACCAATCACTCTTCAACAGTCCTTTCTTTTGTTGGCATTTTTCGACTTTAAATAACACAAATGACTGAACATTGAACAGCTGCAGTGTTATCTAACTTCTTCTAATTAGTTTTACATGATTGGTCAGGACATTTGACGGCAAGAAGCGATGTGTATGGCTTTGGTGTCGTTTTACTTGAGATGCTCATCGGAAGACAAGCCATGGATAAGAGCAGGCCTAGCCAAGAACACAATCTTGTTGAGTGGGTCCGCCCAATCCTTAACCACAACAAGAAGCTTTTGAGAATAGTGGATCCAAGAATGGAAGGACAATACTCCACCAAAGTTCTTATGAAGGTGGCGAATGTTGTATATCAATGTATAAGCCAAAATCCAAAAGGTAGACCTGCAATGAGTCAAGTAGTTGAGATACTAGAACCCCTTGTAATGCAAGAAGTGAACAGGGAAGAGACAACGCTGCAGAGCGGAAGTAGCATTGTAACACGATGAAGTTCCAAAAAGTTGACCCCAAAGTGAAAGAAGAGAGACACTCGACAGAAAATGAGAACGGACAGTAACTTGGTGCAAGTAGCAAAAGTGAGCCTCCAAAGAACAATGATCTTTATAGTTCTCTTGAAAGTTATGAATTGTGTTTTAACTATCCTTTTCTAGTGTTCCATTCGATTGGATTCCTTTTCTGTAGAAATAATAAAGGAAGAACTGCAATCATGTCGAGGAACTTCAGATTATTGGAGATTTCCGTTGTATAGAAATAGAACAGTGCATGGTCAATATCGGACATGGGAAACGTTTACCGAAACGAATTCCAAAAAAATTCTTGGTTTTCTATAATGTTTATTAACGAGTGTTGTGCATGATCTGATGCGAATTCAAGGGTTAGCTTAAAATGTCGTGAAAGAAGGCAGTGTTAAATATTCGGATACATTCAAAGGTAAAATTGATCTATGCTATAAGGAGAAGTTCGTTTTTCTATATAATGTAGATGACTGGAGATATAAATACGTGTCAATTCTAAAACCAAGTACGTGTGACAGATTCCCCTTGGGCACGACCGGTTTTGAAGAAAGAAAGCCCCGGGCTTAGAACGAACCCACTTTGGATCTAGCAGTCATAGGTTCGAATCTATCGTTGGCATGTTTAGATTTGTAACAGTGAATAAAAGACAATAAAATGTGCGTAAAATCATTGAACTAATAAAATTTAACTAGATACACAATGGATCCAAAAACTGACTGGTCTGAATCCAAAGATCATGTCTTGTTCTTTAGAAAATAATCAAATTCCGCACCTTTCATCCAGGAGCACCATATCCATAAATTCCTTCAAGAAATGACAAATTAATTTCTTGAAAACGCATGGCTAGCTTCTTTCCAGTATATCTCGAACATCAAATAAAGAATGAAGATTGCCTTTTGATCCGGAGAGAACAAGCATTCACACATGTTATAGCTTAAGTTCCACCGAGTATAAAAACCAACCTTTTAAAAATCAGGAATAGAGGAATGATCCGTAGTTCTTGATTCTGTCATATTAATTTTCGATGTCGAATAATCTTAGAAAGCCAATGGAACCTTCACATATCCATCGAACATGACAGAAAGAAGAACACGAGCTGTAAAACATCCGAATATACCAGAAAACCAATATCAGAAGAAAGAGCAGTAACATAACAGATAAAATACAAAAGCCACGAAAGTTGGTATGAAGAGAACTAGCCATAAAAAAACCCAACTTCAAGATTCACCTGCATTAGATTCACTGGGGTTGTAAAATGTGGCAGCGATATTCTCCAAGAGCCCAGATTGGGAAAATATTCCTGTATGCAGCATATGTGATCATACAATTTTTATTGAAAACCCCAGTGATCTCCTGAGAAAAAAGATGTCACGCAATGAGAAATATTAGGAAATGATAATTTATCGAGTAAATTATGGACATAATTTAGCACATTCTGTGTGAGCTTAGGGTGAACCAGATACGTGATCACACAATCTCTTCGACAAGAGCAGACAGGAGAGTAAAACTTCAGATTCTAAAATGCACAAGAAGGTTGCTTTTTAAGCCTTCAGAAATCATGAATCAGCTGTTTAGTGATAGGGTACCAAACATCAATCGCCAAAATATAGAATAAAAAAGAAATGTTTTTTTTCCTCACATTTTTTCATCAGAAAATAGCTTCAAACTGAAGTACAGAAATGGGGGGAAACTATGAGATACAGTATTTGTCGAACACTTATTTTATTAAAGACCATACCCGTAATATCTTGGACTTTCATTAATAATCAAAATTCAGGCATGATACATAATTGAAAAGAAATCAAGTCACAACTATTAAACTAAAGGAAATACTTCTTGTGGGAAATCTCCGTCTTCACATTGAGAATTTATAAGGACTTTGGCTGCACGGTGCAGTGGAGAGGGATCTCGCTCAGCCTGAAAGTAAGCAACATGATGAAGAATTAATAGATTTGTATTTAAGTAAATAAAAAGAAGACTTGTGTTTATTTCTTTCGAGCAATAAAGAaaattaattagtatttaagtAAATAAAAAGACATGTTTATTTCTTTCTAGCAATaataaagaaatttaattaatgTTTAAATTCTGTTGAGAGAAGTCAATTTATACACAGCtatttatgttttaatttttcaaatatttccaGTAAATGCATTAATTTAGCCTCAAGTTATATCAGAATTTTGCTCTACCTATGTTGACTAATGCTCGGTTTACTTTGCTGAGAGATATCAGTTCAGGGCTTCTTTTTACGTATTTCACCATACGGGTTCATGCCAAAACCTCCCAGGCACATCTAGGCTTTACAAAAAAAGTGATCTAGCAAATCATTCGCGTTCTGAAGATGAAACTGACATCAAAGGGGAGAACACATTAAAGAAGACCACTGTATCGTCATTGCTGGACATTGTTTACCTGCCCGGCATGAATAAGAGCCATCAAAGCCCATCCGGTGCTTACTACATGAGACCTGTTGCCCTCAAGATTTGAATACACCTGTACAGACAAACAATTTCTATTAGTCTCAGCTCTTTGATTTCGAGCTAAAGTAATATCTGGAATGTTTAGCAACTCAGCAAAATTTGATATTATTTCAGTACACTTGCAGCATATGTGTCAGTTGTAATCCCCATTTTCTGGCTGAAGTAAACAACTACGAGTTCTTAATTACCATTTCAGAGCGAGAGTTCACATCTTATTTGTTCTATGTCCTTTGTTGTCCCATCGCATCACAGTTACAAAAACTATTTCAGAGTTCACATCTTATTTCTTCTTTTATTATTTCGTTTCTATTTAAAAATTGGATCAATAATTAACTGGGTATACAGGATATAAATGGGATTCTACAACTACGAACATAGTTGGTAATATTGTCCAGAGTTTAGCATTTGAGCCCGAATCCTTACATTTTCTCTTGTTATAACATGCATTCTAATAAAAATCAAGCAACAATACTTATTATTTCTCGTCTCTTCCCAATTTTAGCTAAAGGACTCGATAAATATGAGCCATATGCAAGTTTCAATTGGATAATCTCTTTAGGCAGAGCAACAAAGCATGCAGCTAAGGTAAACAATTACATCATAAACTTCGACTCATTGATTGACAAATGCTAAAAAACCAGCTAATTCGCCAGAACTTTCTCAACAAATTATCATCAAAGCCAGGTCTTTCCATTTCTGTGTTAAATTTTTTAACAATATTTAGTGCAGCCAATGTGTTGCCCATTTCtctgtatatgatgatatggaTTATTTTAAGCATGGTAGAGAGATTAATAGACAGAATGACCACAATCTTCCATAAATTATCAATTTAGTTCCATTTCTGTTTCCCCGAAGTATTCAAGGTTCCTTCGACCTAAATAGAATTCAAGGGATAATCAACAAAAGAAAAGTTCTCGAACATCACAAGAAGCCATAAAAGCAGAGAAATAGAATAAACAGATCATAAAAATTTCCAACCTTGTCTTGACATGACAGATAACTCTCTCCCCAACCACCCGAAGGAAGCTCTTTAGACAACATAAAATCACAAGCCTTACGAATGGCAGAGCAATTGCTGAAGTTTCTCCCAGCCATCACCAAGCCTTTTACTCCAAACCACGTTCCATAATTGAAGCAAACTCCCCAAGAACCATACCTGTAAAAAAAACTCAAAACTATGAAATCAGAACACAGCATCATATTTAGATAACGACTCATATTTATAGTATATCTAACAATAAAAGCAAAAACTATGGCATCGTGGTAAGGGAGTACACAATTACATGTGTTGCCAAGTCTCATCCATCATCAAACAATCCATCGGAAGAGAAGTACGATATAAGGATAAACTAACCAGGAGCCATCTAATTCCTGAACCTTTTCAATGAATTTAGCACCTTTTTCAATACAACGTTCCACTTCTTCTTTTCGGTGTCCAGGGTATAACTGCTTAAACACCGTTAATGCTTGAATAGCAGCTGAGGTGCATTCGACGTAGCTAGAAAGTGATTGAAGTAAAAATGTATTAAAACATTGCTAGAAAATAGTGTCTGC from Primulina eburnea isolate SZY01 chromosome 17, ASM2296580v1, whole genome shotgun sequence carries:
- the LOC140817678 gene encoding probable serine/threonine-protein kinase PBL17 isoform X4, coding for MGSCLSVEEEVQQPMENKSSHHKPEPSSPMKMGFVSSNPVIVISKNVRDLRVSPGHGDLYIFTYEEMKLATKHFRPDQVLGDGGFGIVYKGVIDENMRPGYKTTRVAIKELNPEGLQGDREWLAEVNYLGQLRHPHLVKLIGYCCEGDHRLLVYEYMASGSLEKHLFFRVRAALTWQKRLKIALDTAKGLAFLHGVDKPIIYRDFKTSNILLDADFNAKLSDFGLARVGPTGDQTHVSTRVMGTYGYAAPEYIMTGHLTARSDVYGFGVVLLEMLIGRQAMDKSRPSQEHNLVEWVRPILNHNKKLLRIVDPRMEGQYSTKVLMKVANVVYQCISQNPKGRPAMSQVVEILEPLVMQEVNREETTLQSGSSIVTR
- the LOC140817678 gene encoding probable serine/threonine-protein kinase PBL17 isoform X1, with amino-acid sequence MGSCLSVEEEVQQPMENKSSHHKPVMCAEPSSPMKMGFVSSNPVIVISKNVRDLRVSPGHGDLYIFTYEEMKLATKHFRPDQVLGDGGFGIVYKGVIDENMRPGYKTTRVAIKELNPEGLQGDREWLAEVNYLGQLRHPHLVKLIGYCCEGDHRLLVYEYMASGSLEKHLFFRVRAALTWQKRLKIALDTAKGLAFLHGVDKPIIYRDFKTSNILLDASQICAEFLQDFNAKLSDFGLARVGPTGDQTHVSTRVMGTYGYAAPEYIMTGHLTARSDVYGFGVVLLEMLIGRQAMDKSRPSQEHNLVEWVRPILNHNKKLLRIVDPRMEGQYSTKVLMKVANVVYQCISQNPKGRPAMSQVVEILEPLVMQEVNREETTLQSGSSIVTR
- the LOC140817678 gene encoding probable serine/threonine-protein kinase PBL17 isoform X3, with amino-acid sequence MGSCLSVEEEVQQPMENKSSHHKPVMCAEPSSPMKMGFVSSNPVIVISKNVRDLRVSPGHGDLYIFTYEEMKLATKHFRPDQVLGDGGFGIVYKGVIDENMRPGYKTTRVAIKELNPEGLQGDREWLAEVNYLGQLRHPHLVKLIGYCCEGDHRLLVYEYMASGSLEKHLFFRVRAALTWQKRLKIALDTAKGLAFLHGVDKPIIYRDFKTSNILLDADFNAKLSDFGLARVGPTGDQTHVSTRVMGTYGYAAPEYIMTGHLTARSDVYGFGVVLLEMLIGRQAMDKSRPSQEHNLVEWVRPILNHNKKLLRIVDPRMEGQYSTKVLMKVANVVYQCISQNPKGRPAMSQVVEILEPLVMQEVNREETTLQSGSSIVTR
- the LOC140817678 gene encoding probable serine/threonine-protein kinase PBL17 isoform X2 yields the protein MGSCLSVEEEVQQPMENKSSHHKPEPSSPMKMGFVSSNPVIVISKNVRDLRVSPGHGDLYIFTYEEMKLATKHFRPDQVLGDGGFGIVYKGVIDENMRPGYKTTRVAIKELNPEGLQGDREWLAEVNYLGQLRHPHLVKLIGYCCEGDHRLLVYEYMASGSLEKHLFFRVRAALTWQKRLKIALDTAKGLAFLHGVDKPIIYRDFKTSNILLDASQICAEFLQDFNAKLSDFGLARVGPTGDQTHVSTRVMGTYGYAAPEYIMTGHLTARSDVYGFGVVLLEMLIGRQAMDKSRPSQEHNLVEWVRPILNHNKKLLRIVDPRMEGQYSTKVLMKVANVVYQCISQNPKGRPAMSQVVEILEPLVMQEVNREETTLQSGSSIVTR